The Microtus ochrogaster isolate Prairie Vole_2 chromosome 4, MicOch1.0, whole genome shotgun sequence nucleotide sequence NNNNNNNNNNNNNNNNNNNNNNNNNNNNNNNNNNNNNNNNNNNNNNNNNNNNNNNNNNNNNNNNNNNNNNNNNNNNNNNNNNNNNNNNNNNNNNNNNNNNNNNNNNNNNNNNNNNNNNNNNNNNNNNNNNNNNNNNNNNNNNNNNNNNNNNNNNNNNNNNNNNNNNNNNNNNNNNNNNNNNNNNNNNNNNNNNNNNNNNNNNNNNNNNNNNNNNNNNNNNNNNNNNNNNNNNNNNNNNNNNNNNNNNNNNNNNNNNNNNNNNNNNNNNNNNNNNNNNNNNNNNNNNNNNNNNNNNNNNNNNNNNNNNNNNNNNNNNNNNNNNNNNNNNNNNNNNNNNNNNNNNNNNNNNNNNNNNNNNNNNNNNNNNNNNNNNNNNNNNNNNNNNNNNNNNNNNNNNNNNNNNNNNNNNNNNNNNNNNNNNNNNNNNNNNNNNNNNNNNNNNNNNNNNNNNNNNNNNNNNNNNNNNNNNNNNNNNNNNNNNNNNNNNNNNNNNNNNNNNNNNNNNNNNNNNNNNNNNNNNNNNNNNNNNNNNNNNNNNNNNNNNNNNNNNNNNNNNNNNNNNNNNNNNNNNNNNNNNNNNNNNNNNNNNNNNNNNNNNNNNNNNNNNNNNNNNNNNNNNNNNNNNNNNNNNNNNNNNNNNNNNNNNNNNNNNNNNNNNNNNNNNNNNNNNNNNNNNNNNNNNNNNNNNNNNNNNNNNNNNNNNNNNNNNNNNNNNNNNNNNNNNNNNNNNNNNNNNNNNNNNNNNNNNNNNNNNNNNNNNNNNNCATCTTTCTTTTGTACACAGAGAGGTTTGGGTTCATTTATTAAATGAATGTTCTGAATGTATATCCTTGTAGGAAATAAAGCATGAGTATTTCTTgctctaaacaaaaaaaaagaagaaagataaaacagccacagcttttttcctgctatagctgagtgtgtgtctgtctgtctgtctgtctgtctgtctattgtctgtgtgtgtgtgtgtgtgtgtgtgtgtgtgcgtgcatgtatgtgtgtatggtatagaTGGACCTCCTATCTTCCTCATCTTGTTCCATGACAGACAAGCATCTTTCACAAATGTGATATACCTATGCAAGTGTAGACTTCAGTGTCTGCCAAaacccaggaaacaaaagcaaacttcaGAAGGTGGACCACTGAAAAACACACCCAGACATGTTGGCCACCATCCCTAATTACAGACTCAATCTGATGAGCCTATGAACATGCCCAGTCCTGCTTCTCATAAAAGTGGTCCAatccctgcacctcacctgggcagcacagtagggCTGATCCTGTTGATGGGAGCACAGATGATCCAGCCAGCCCTGATAAAACATGTGTAAGATATGATTGCTCAACCCCTCATCTGCCAGAAGTCAAGTTGGCAAGGGAGAGGTGCCCTATCTCCTCCTCTGCTGCTTGCCACCTTTGGTCGGTGGAAGAACTGGCCCTGAGGTCTTGGGAGTGAGAGATCTGGCCCTGTCCCTCACCAGGTACAGCACTGGGAGTACACACCCTGAACCACACCTGAGCTGGCACTGCTGGTGGAGCACAGGTGACTCtgccctgagggcatgaaagtAGGAGCACTCACACCCCTTGTGTGCCATGCAGTGACATAAGTGAGGGAAAGCTGCCCCACCCACCACTTTATTGGGGTAGAACCCATAAAACCTCACCATCTCTACTGTTGTACCCTTCAGAACAGTCTTTATAGTCTCTATGTATATTTACTTCNNNNNNNNNNNNNNNNNNNNNNNNNNNNNNNNNNNNNNNNNNNNNNNNNNNNNNNNNNNNNNNNNNNNNNNNNNNNNNNNNNNNNNNNNNNNNNNNNNNNNNNNNNNNNNNNNNNNNNNNNNNNNNNNNNNNNNNNNNNNNNNNNNNNNNNNNNNNNNNNNNNNNNNNNNNNNNNNNNNNNNNNNNNNNNNNNNNNNNNNNNNNNNNNNNNNNNNNNNNNNNNNNNNNNNNNNNNNNNNNNNNNNNNNNNNNNNNNNNNNNNNNNNNNNNNNNNNNNNNNNNNNNNNNNNNNNNNNNNNNNNNNNNNNNNNNNNNNNNNNNNNNNNNNNNNNNNNNNNNNNNNNNNNNNNNNNNNNNNNNNNNNNNNNNNNNNNNNNNNNNNNNNNNNNNNNNNNNNNNNNNNNNNNNNNNNNNNNNNNNNNNNNNNNNNNNNNNNNNNNNNNNNNNNNNNNNNNNNNNNNNNNNNNNNNNNNNNNNNNNNNNNNNNNNNNNNNNNNNNNNNNNNNNNNNNNNNNNNNNNNNNNNNNNNNNNNNNNNNNNNNNNNNNNNNNNNNNNNNNNNNNNNNNNNNNNNNNNNNNNNNNNNNNNNNNNNNNNNNNNNNNNNNNNNNNNNNNNNNNNNNNNNNNNNNNNNNNNNNNNNNNNNNNNNNNNNNNNNNNNNNNNNNNNNNNNNNNNNNNNNNNNNNNNNNNNNNNNNNNNNNNNNNNNNNNNNNNNNNNNNNNNNNNNNNNNNNNNNNNNNNNNNNNNNNNNNNNNNNNNNNNNNNNNNNNNNNNNNNNNNNNNNNNNNNNNNNNNNNNNNNNNNNNNNNNNNNNNNNNNNNNNNNNNNNNNNNNNNNNNNNNNNNNNNNNNNNNNNNNNNNNNNNNNNNNNNNNNNNNNNNNNNNNNNNNNNNNNNNNNNNNNNNNNNNNNNNNNNNNNNNNNNNNNNNNNNNNNNNNNNNNNNNNNNNNNNNNNNNNNNNNNNNNNNNNNNNNNNNNNNNNNNNNNNNNNNNNNNNNNNNNNNNNNNNNNNNNNNNNNNNNNNNNNNNNNNNNNNNNNNNNNNNNNNNNNNNNNNNNNNNNNNNNNNNNNNNNNNNNNNNNNNNNNNNNNNNNNNNNNNNNNNNNNNNNNNNNNNNNNNNNNNNNNNNNNNNNNNNNNNNNNNNNNNNNNNNNNNNNNNNNNNNNNNNNNNNNNNNNNNNNNNNNNNNNNNNNNNNNNNNNNNNNNNNNNNNNNNNNNNNNNNNNNNNNNNNNNNNNNNNNNNNNNNNNNNNNNNNNNNNNNNNNNNNNNNNNNNNNNNNNNNNNNNNNNNNNNNNNNNNNNNNNNNNNNNNNNNNNNNNNNNNNNNNNNNNNNNNNNNCAGAGGTCTTACAGAAACACTTTCCTCAAAAGCATTCCAGTCTGATAATTATCTGACAAAGCACAACAATGTATAAACATGTCTCTACTCTTTATAAGCCATATATGTTGTAATATATGCAAGTTTACACatgtatatagcatatatatgttATTATTGAGATACAGCGTATGTATATAGAATGGGTAGCCCTTTAGTGCCTGAGCTCACCAAACCCGCCTGCTTTAGTCTTCCAAGGAGCCAAGCCACAGACAATCTATCTCAGGACTGAGTTAGCTAGCAGCTGGAACTGATGAGGACAGGGTTGAGGCTCATTAGAAGTGTTATAGGTCATTTGGAGATATGAGAAACTTGCTGATTGGTAGGACATGGACAtggttgggggctgcagacccctggcctcTTGACTTTCTCtacctgcctcagaccctttgcctgctggagtgaactgagcaaaacaatgtgtttacctgtgcctgcagctgctctgagcatgagaccctgaggGCAGGGGAGTGGGCTCTGGTGAGGCCCTCCGCcgaaagatcccaagagctggggcataactatcagttaaggatcctaTATAAGCTTCTCCTGAGTATAATAAAGTTGGTATTCTTGTATGAAGGATGACCCCaagtctctgtctgtgtgtgcgtgtgtttttaagtctccagcttagttcccAGCTTGCATACTGTCCCATAGTGCAGGCACTACAGACATGGAAAATTGACATCCAATCAGCTCATGTAGACAATTACCTCAAAGCTTCTAAAGAGAGCCCAGAGAATTGTATCTAggatcttacacatgtcagacaAGTGGTCTACCTCAGACCTGTTTTCCCAGTACCAGGagacttttttattctttttcaatttcatatatgagtacaaTGTGTCATAAATATTCTTACCCCCATCATTCCCAAGACTCCCAGATCCTACCATATTCTCCTTccaatttcattatttctgttcttttcttctccctcgtttttatttctcctccttcttttcctcctcctcctctcccctctatTTAATAACCCACTCATTCAAATTAGagtttttacatattttgtacTTCCTATGTGGAGACACCATAGCTAAATTTCCCTTCCTTGCCTGGACCTTGCTCCATATCTCAGGTAGGGCTCAACTTGTGATCCCTGTCTCAGTCCTCTAAGTACCTAAGATTACAAGCCCATGTCATCTGATCTGGCTTTATTATACTTTCTATGTTGCTGGGCAATACATCCACAACTTTGTACATACAGGGCAAGCTCTCTACCGCTGACATACCTCTTACAACTTCTTTAGTTGTTTAACACATGTGTCTCGTTACTTATCAATTATGCTCTAGGTTGTAAATCAAAAAAATACATGTGGTCACATGCAATCATGTGTAAGAATATAGCTTTATTAAAATCCAAACCCGGAATTGGAGGACCACACCTACAATTCAGCCACTCATGAAGCCAAAGCAGTGAGATCATGAGTTCAgggtcaacctggactacatagagaccTTGTCCcaacaaagaagaacaaagaagcaagTGGCACAGCTGTACACAGATTGGATACGTGGATAGAATTGTAGTGTGCACACTCAGGTGGCATTCCAAAATGAAAGGAACCAAAAACATTATGTTAAGTGACAGAGACAATCACAAAACATTCTGTTTATATTAGATTCTATAGAAGCCCCCaatataacaagataaaataatgtGAGGGTTATGTTGAAGCCAGGCTAAGGGTATGGAATGTGAGGGTTATGTTGAATCCAGGGTAAGGTATGTAATATGAGGGTTATGTTGAAGCCAGGGTAAGGGTATGGAATGATACCAAATGGCCTGAGGAAAGCCTTGGATGGAAAGGGGGCTGTTCTTAATCTAATGTGGTGGAAGTTGAGTGCCTTGAGAATTTTCTCAGATTTcctatccatacacataaaattgaaaaatccaATGCTGTACTTCAGGGGTGGAGCACTTCCTAACATGTACAGTCCCTAAGATCAATTCCCAAGCCTCATAAAAACAATCCACGCTCAAGCCACTGAAAGTAAGATAATTAGTAAAAGTCTAGAAGAGATTTTGGCTCCCTGTTGGAAGTTTACTATGTATGTGCAGAACTGAAAAGCGGGGGCAAGCTCGTAGTAGGAACGTCAATAAATGCTCTACACATAGAATGGAAACAACCTGCACGGTCAGTCTCACTAAGAGGACAGTCTTCCCTGTCCCCAGTTCAAGTCAGCAGGGACTTAATGTTGTCCTAGGAAAGCCATTGTTTACACATTCTTCCAGCAGAGGGCACAAGATAAAATCCTGGAAACCTCTAGCCAGAGACTGTTTCTCACCACACAGCGGATCTGTGGGCATCTTGACCCTGGATTTCCAAAACTATAAAACTGTACACTTGTTACTGGTTGTAAGTTACTGAggttatgtattttgttttgtttctgagacgtGGGTCTTGTTATCTTGCCCTGGGCTTATGCAACCCTTCGTTCTCAGTCTCCAAACATCTAAGGCCACAGACACTAAGAGCTCACTTTGAAGTTTATTAACTTTTGGGAGCAACATTCTGCACCTATGAAGTTAATGAACTTTGGGAAATCAGATTTGCTACTGGCAACTTAGAAGTATGAGAAAACATGAACTAGCTGAGAGAGGACAAGGGATTTCCTGACGTCAACAGTGCCTGAGGCTTCTGCTTCATTTGAAGAGGGTCTGAGGCTTcgagatgaggagagagaagatgaggagaaagtatgagaggaaggagagagtctAAAAGAGTGAAGTGTTAAAGAAGATGAGGGAAACACACATCCATATGGTTGTGGGACCATTTATTGAGTCTAATAAAATGTGTCCAGAAGGATAAGGAGTAACACACAGAGGGTTTGTCATACACAGTGAAAGGGAAATGCTGAGGTTAGAAATGCTTATGTGAGTttggaatgaataaaaataaataaatggacttTGTAACCTCGGGATGACCTCATCCATCCTCAATATCACACACCTTTCCTGTAACTGGCACTAAAGCTCTTTATGCTTGTCCCGAGCCCCCTTTAGCTCCTGGATCTTCTCAGGCAGAGTCTTTGTCCAGAACTGCAGCTTCCTGGACTTGAGGGCTCGACCCACAGCAGGCTGGATGTCCAGCTTCAGGTACTGCTCATCGTGGATCAACTCAGGCCAGTAGGGGAGACCCTCACTGTTGGGGTTCCTGTGGATATGATACCAGCAGGGAAGGATGAGGTCACTCTCGTCCAAGGCCTGACGCCTTGATTGGGGTCAGAGCAGTAGATGGGTAGGCCAAGGGCCTAAGGGGGCAGATGGACTGGTGTGCTGATATAGAATATAAGGGTCACCCTCCAGTGTCTGATATGAAACCAGGGAAGCTGTCTAGTTTTGTGTCTCCCTCTCAGAGGAAAAAATCTAACGAACAGTACCACAATACTGTGACTCACCCACCAGGACTCTGTGGGATGAGCAGTAAGTGAAAGCTAGAGGTGTGAGCCTAAGTGTGCCCTGGATGGAGACTAGAGTGTGAATAAAGACCCATGTATGCTAATGAGGTACACACACCTGGGAGCCCTGGGTGGTCTTGTATAGGAGGTTGAGGGAGGGACATGTTCTCACCCATGTCTTGCAAAGTTTGCCCAGTACTTCATCATCCTCCTGTTCAACAGCTTCTCCTCCTCAGTGAAGTCAACTGCAGACAGGAGATGAGGGTCCAAGTTGTAGCTACCTCGTGCAGGTGCCAACTCATGCTCTACTGTATCAACCGCAGCTTAACTCTGAACCCTAGGCCTGGTGTATACTCTCTTCCCTCACCACTCAGAACCCAGCACCCATCCAAGTCTCTTCTCTGGTTCACTCCGACCCCAATGTTCTCCCATTCCTCCAAGCACAAGCTGGACTAGGAAAGGTTCATATTCTAATCCTGgtagtggtttgttttgttttgttttgttgtaccTCAGAAATGGTTATCGCTTGACCCCATTATCTcccagagcctcagtttccccgacTGGACTGAGAGCTCAGTAATCCCTCAGGAACGCACCAAGGAAACCATTCAGCTCAAGAAAGACTCACCTTTCACTCCCCAGAGGGCACAGCCAAAGACAAAGGCAGCGTGATCGCCGTGGTCAGCCCTCACATGGGGTGGCCGGATGTGTTTATACTTGTTGAAGCTGGGCTGGTGCTGAAACTCATAGAAGTAGACAGGAGCGTGGGATCCTGGGAGTGAGGACACATGTGGACTTAAAGTGTTCTCAGTGGAGCTTTCCCACCTAATCCTTGGTGATAGGAAACCTTGCTCTAAAGTTACCTAGAATCACAGCTGAGTGGTGACCCCAGGATGGAGAATTAATGATGGGAAAACATTTTTGTAAACAGATGAGGGGTTTGGACAAGACCCCCAAGTGTAACTAACGTGTTTCCTCCTCTAGACATGGGTAAAATGTCTCTCTTTTACACTAGACATAAGGATTTACTGAAGTAAGTCGCTTAAGATGCCTGGTAACAGAGATGTGATCCAGACATGTGTCAGGTCTCCACACTACAGTGCTCACCTGGGACACACAGCTCTGACCTCCCCCTGCCCTTGGTCTTGTTACAGATGTACTCACGCTGAAAATGTGCTACTTGGAGTGCAGGGATCACAAACATGAAGTCCTCCATCATCTCTGTGAACTGTACTTGCAGGGTCTGTGGGTCCTCAACATCCCCCATGTACTCTTCCATCAACAGGTCACTACATTCAGGAGGCAGCAGCTATAACAGGAGGAACCAGGAAGAGATATGCTTACTGGGAAAGCACTTGGGTAGGTAGGGAGCAACCTCCTAGTAAGGAACGTGGCCTGGGATGAGACAGGGGATGCAGACAGCATATGACGCTTGaatccacacagaaacacacatacgcATTGCCTTTATTTCTGGGCATGGTAGCTGAGAAGAGTgtatcaaaataattaaaataattgttattAGTGATCTTTCTAAGAATAATcattaacaataataaataatgctaATAATAATTCTATTGGGACAGGAGCCAAGGTCTCTCACCATGTGTGCTGCTCTGCTCTTCAGAATAGCTGGCAGGGTCTCTCGGGTTATGTTCTTTATGACATGATCAAGGCCCATGTACTGGGAAGTAGAGGAGAGTCTTAAGTATAGGATGGTTTGTCTCTAGAGCAAAGTATCTCTGAGTTCCCATAACCCACCACTTGAGTTTAGGCTCCCAGGGGCTTAGAACCAGGTCTTACCAAGGGGACTGACCAGCCAAAATCATCACTGTCAACACCAATGATGCTGGGGACAGGGCGAAAATCCACAGAGGCCAACAACTCCCGAGGGTGCCTAGGTAAGAACGTCCCATCCACCACACCAGGGATTATAATGAAGACCTAAGGGGCACTAAGAGTCAGTGCTGAAGATCAACCACCTAAATATTCTGATGCCCACTGAATAACCACATGATTTCCCCATTTCCTATCTCATCTCAAGATGCTATGCTCACTCCAGAAGAAACTGGACATTAAAATTAGCCTGTCTTGTTATTTCTGCACACAGTACTAAAAGGACAGCTAACCACTAAGACAAATTAACTGGTTCAACTAGTAAGGACTGGCAATCCCACATGCTGGTGTCCAAGTCCTCCAAACCACAGAATTATCCAGACCTGGTTGATAGCCAGAATCTCTGCTTCAGTCTTCTCTCGTAGGCAGTGCACCATGGCCTCTGAGTCCTTGGCATCACATCCAGATAGGTTGGCCACCGTCTGTAAATGGGACAGGCACTGGTTGGTTCATCCTTCCAAACCAAGAGTTTTCATGGTTCCAAGTAGATGTCATTGCCCCTAAATACCACATCCTGCTCGTTGCTGTGTATGCAGGGACTTAGGTGGAGCTGTTCCCATTTTCAGTTGTCCAGAGTGATAGCTGGGAAAGAGGCCTAAACATTtgctttattgttgtttgtttttatgtgtgttcatgtgtgacaATGGGTATGATGCGACATATTTCACGTgagaaggtcagaggtcatcctCAGTGTCATCTGTCACCTTACCTCTAGTTCGCATTTGTCTATACTATATTAACTGGTCTATGGCCTTCCGGGGATcgatctgtttctcttttccatctctgcaTAGGAGCACTGGGTTTCCTGACACATAGTACCACCTCTAGCCTTAGGTGGACTCTGGATTTGAATGTGGGGactcacacttgcacagcaagtatTTTTACAAGTTGGCCCCTTCCCTGAATCCATGTGTCcaggttagattttttttttgtcaccttgacacaagcctGGGGAATCTTGAAAaaggaacttcaactgagaaaacgcCTCTATCAGAGTGGCTCAAAGGTGAGTCGGGGCATTTTCCTATCTCATCTCAAGATGCTGCATAAGTGACTGATGCTGGAGGGCAGTGACACCCATGGGCAGaagtcctgggctgtataagaaagcaaactgaagaaGCCATGGGtaacaaggcagtaagcagtgctcctccttggcctctgcttcagtcccgGCCTTCAGTGACCTCACTCTGACTTCCTGTCAAGTTTATCTATAAATAAACtctaagctgaaataagccctttttctttgaaagtagcttttggtcatggtctttatcacagcaataagaagCAAACTGGGAAACCATGTGTAAGAATCTTGTTAATGGTGGAAGCCACTGGGCACAGCTTCGCTGTCATATATAACACACTCAGCACAGGGGATGCATTCTAAATTTTATACCTTTCAGAAATTATTGAAATtactgggaagaaggaatttcCAATACGCTTGTTTTCCTCACTTAGCAGGTTAACGGAGCACCAGAGGCAAGGACTGAGGTAGCAAAGTAAGGATGGGTATTGATGAGGACACTCACCGTGTGGACCACCTCGGGTGTGTCAGAGATCAGGTCAGGCAGCAGGGCCACTCCACTCTGCATGATGGCTCTGTGGAAGAGTCCTTTCGACATGGGGGACACAACAAGTGAAGACACACTTGCTCCTCCTGCTGACCCACCAAAAATGGTGACCAGGCCAGGGTTGCCTCCGAAGTAGGCGATATTCTGCTGGACCCAGCGTAGGGCAGCCACTTGGTCCAGGTAGCCCCAGTTGCCTGTGGCGTGTTTGTCTCCAGTGCTGAGAAGTGGCAGAAACAGGAATCACAGGTCTGTCTATGCTTTACTCAGACCCCACTGTCCAGCCAGTTCCAGGCTTACCTGAAGAAGCCGAGGACACCCAAGCGATACTGAATCGAGACCATTACTATATTCTCAGTAGCAGCCAGTATGGATCCATCATTCATGGAAGCCATTCCTACAGCCAGTCCACCACCATGAATCCATACCATCACCTGGAGACATCAACACAGAACTCAGGAGGACCACACCCAGTCCAAGGTCAATTGCACTGCCTACTGGATTATCAACTTCTTTGTCTTCTTGTAGGTCCAGCAAGTTGACATACACATAGATCTCCTACTCAGGATTTTAGGACATGGTCCACCGATGGGGTACTCTAGGCCTACAAGCATGTTTCTATCCCCAATTTACCATGAGGAAACTTCAGCATGAATTAATGCCTCGAGAACTAAAATGAGGACATCTCTCTCATCAAGTGGGGCAAACAGGAATGTCTCCACGTGTGTTTCTTTCTGATTACTAATCAGAAGGGACATCATATCTCATTGGCACAACAGATAACCTGCGGCTATAAATTTTCGTATTGACAATAATGAAGACCTTGAGTACCCTCCAGGGCAGTTCTGCCAGGTTCAAGTTGATAGAAGAATTCCTGGTTTAATCAAAGGCCTAGAACCTCTTACATCTAGAGTCCCAGAGCTCTGAGTCACACACCCAGACTTAAGCAGCTCAACATGGCTGGGATGAACTCCTTCACCCCGATAAGGTAAGACTACTAATAAGGGTCTAAACTACAGGGGATCTCAGAATTACTTTAGCCCTTCCAATCTTCCAGAGAAAGAAACATATTCTTCCCCAGCTGACCACAGCCTGGCACTCACAGGTAAGTTAGAACCTTCATGGGCATGGAACGGTGTGTAGATGTTGAGATACAGGCAGTCCTCAGACATAGACATGGGAGGTACGATCATCTTCCTCTCCTTTGAAAACTGTAAACTCATGATATCAGTCTGCAGACACCTGATGAAAATGGAAGACAGATAGCCCAAGATAGGTGGTGGTCAAACCTAAATTATAGTCTGAATTTTCTCTCAGCCACATTCAGACACTACTTTCCATGGTGCCGTGATAACATCTGACCCCTCTTTAAAGTCCCTTCTTGCCAAGGTAAAGGCCACCAGCTTTGTAGAGAAGAAGATGAAGCAATACTTTTAGGCGGGCCTCCAGTTGGGTAGTAATATCCTGAATAGGCTAGTATCCAGAGACTGCTGGCTTCCTCTATGAGGACGAGCATCTTCCTGTACTGGTGTTCATCACTCCTATATTATCTAATCCTGGTGTGCGGCTAGTTTTGATTGTTGACTTTACACAGTGCGAAATTACctggaaaaataatcaaaatgagggAGTGTCTAGACCAGCGGTTCTCGACTTTCCTAACgctgtgacactttaatacagttcctcctggtGTGGTGAGCCTCAACCATAACACTGTtccttaactgtaattttgctactggtatgaattataatgtaaatatataatatgcaggATAACTGATATTCAGCCCCTGGGGGGATAGCAACCCACGAGAATCGAACCTCTGGTCTAGATCATTTGCCTGTGGGACGTGCCTGTGGCAAATTATCTTGGTTATATTCATTGAGCTAAAAACGCCTGCCCATTGTAggaggcaccattccctgggacGGGGCCTCTGAGctggagagaatggagagagtaAGTGAAGGAttagcaggcatgcatgtgaccCATAGGCTGCGCTCCTGACTATGGATCTGATGTCATCAGCTCCCTGCAATTTCTGCCCCGTGGCTTCCACCTGTGGTTGATTATTTCCTGGAATTGTGACCCGTGCtaaaatctttcttctcttcacttTTTTTGTCAGGGTCCTCTATCACCgcaacagaaaacaagcaaatgtaCTCGGGTAGTGGAGAATCTGCTCACAGAGGATCCATAGGATGAAAAAGACAATCCCACAGGGTAGTAAGACATTCTCCATCTCACTCCAGACACTCACGGTACCTCCTTCTTCCACATTGTCTCCAGTGGAAAGCATGTGTCCTTAGCCAATGGCACCTGGACAATGAGTGGTCACAGTGACCGTGAAGAATGGCCTTAGTCTCTGCTCTTCACTGCAGAACCTGCAGCTAAGTCCCTATAGGCATCAAGCTCTGACCCAGGAGCCTGGCACAGCTGTTCGTCCCTAATCCTTAGCACATTCCTCTGAAAACTGCATGGGAGACGCCCTCAGGACAGAAGAACACTGCTATAGAGCTGAGATGGAGGAAGCACAGCAGTATGGCCTAGAGCTCATGTCTGAGGGTCCCTGGGCCCCAGAACTTACATGGCTGGCTCAGAGGTTGCATCTCTCACACCACTCCATGGCTCAGGGGGCTCCGGGGGAGCAAAGCGCAGTTGTCCTACAGGTGACTTGGCAAACGGAATTCCCCGGAATGTATAGATACCAAGTTCGCCATCTTTCACGGGGACAAGGCTTCCTCTCACCTGCCCTGTTTGTGTGTTCCTGATGGGGCTGGATGAGTCCTGTCCTGTAGGGGAAGAGAAGCC carries:
- the LOC101996643 gene encoding liver carboxylesterase-like, with the translated sequence MPLGRLPGWLFAVACGLLLLLLHVHGQDSSSPIRNTQTGQVRGSLVPVKDGELGIYTFRGIPFAKSPVGQLRFAPPEPPEPWSGVRDATSEPAMCLQTDIMSLQFSKERKMIVPPMSMSEDCLYLNIYTPFHAHEGSNLPVMVWIHGGGLAVGMASMNDGSILAATENIVMVSIQYRLGVLGFFSTGDKHATGNWGYLDQVAALRWVQQNIAYFGGNPGLVTIFGGSAGGASVSSLVVSPMSKGLFHRAIMQSGVALLPDLISDTPEVVHTTVANLSGCDAKDSEAMVHCLREKTEAEILAINQVFIIIPGVVDGTFLPRHPRELLASVDFRPVPSIIGVDSDDFGWSVPLYMGLDHVIKNITRETLPAILKSRAAHMLLPPECSDLLMEEYMGDVEDPQTLQVQFTEMMEDFMFVIPALQVAHFQRSHAPVYFYEFQHQPSFNKYKHIRPPHVRADHGDHAAFVFGCALWGVKVDFTEEEKLLNRRMMKYWANFARHGNPNSEGLPYWPELIHDEQYLKLDIQPAVGRALKSRKLQFWTKTLPEKIQELKGARDKHKEL